The stretch of DNA GTAGCCCTCTGAAGGTGGTCAACACATAGGGATCATTACCAATATAAGAAAGAAAAGGCTGCGCGGATAGGCGGCATCTGTATTGTTGGTTAGAAGCCCCTCTTCCTTTTTTTCTTGTTTGAGCGAGAGGCTTTGTTGTTTATTTTTTGGCCGTATTTTAGCTTTTTAATTTGTTTTTTTAGTGCGATGAGTTCTTGCTCAGGAGCTCGTTCTCTTTTAATTTCTGTTATATGCGCACATTTCCTACGGACGAGATTCAAAGGGGTCGAATATCTTGTCCCTTCAAGAAATGTTACTGCGTTGTAGTAGTCTTCTAGCCTGACGAATTCACCAATACTCGATGCCCACTCTCTAAGAGTCCTTTTGCACGATAATTCCCAAGATACTACTTCGATTCCCCATTGATTTTTATGCATTCTTTCGAGATCGGCATGAAATCCGACGCCATCGTCATAGCCCTTCCCATCACCGGTTAATAATACAGCAATCTGTGGGGATTGTTCATCTGCTATGGCTCGTAGCATATGAGTTTGTAGACATTGATCAACTCCTTGCTCTCCTCCACTTATACTTCCTCGCTCATATAACTCAATCTCAATACCGGTGTCTCTTTTGAGACTCTGCCATAATTTTTCATGTTCTCGGGGAATTGAGCCTACGGCAATTGCTTTAGCAACAGGTCTATTCGCAATTGCAAGTCGGTAGAGATTTTCAAAATGGATTCTGACGAAGTTTTCAGCGTTAAGGCCCTCTTGTCTTGCCGCAACATGTTTTGCCGAAATGAAAATATTAGAATTATCCCAGAAGAGGTATACGTTAGGACTCGACATAAGATATCTCCAGAGTGAAAGCTTAATTGTCTCTAATCTGATAGGGCAAGGGTTTAGCTTACCGCAGCCAATACAACACCCACAGCACCACGGGCATTCCGATGTCCGCGAAGAATACGGGCCCGGCGTTGCCGGGTCTTTG from Desulfovibrio sp. Huiquan2017 encodes:
- a CDS encoding NYN domain-containing protein, with amino-acid sequence MSSPNVYLFWDNSNIFISAKHVAARQEGLNAENFVRIHFENLYRLAIANRPVAKAIAVGSIPREHEKLWQSLKRDTGIEIELYERGSISGGEQGVDQCLQTHMLRAIADEQSPQIAVLLTGDGKGYDDGVGFHADLERMHKNQWGIEVVSWELSCKRTLREWASSIGEFVRLEDYYNAVTFLEGTRYSTPLNLVRRKCAHITEIKRERAPEQELIALKKQIKKLKYGQKINNKASRSNKKKRKRGF